In Desulfofustis limnaeus, the genomic stretch TGCTGACGACACCGCAGCCGAAGGCCAGTGCGACGGCGACTGCCGGGATCGCGCCGAGACGCAGGGACCTCAGGAAAGCAGGGATGCTGCGCCACAGGAACGGGGCTGTTATGGCGGCAATGGCAAGCATCAGGACAATCACTATGGCCTTCTCGTCGCCGGGTACTTCAGGGCTCAGGTAATAGCGGCTCTTGAGGATGCCCATGGTGGTGAACCGGGCATGAAGGTCGAGTTCGCGCGCGGCCAGCAACAGGACCACGAAGGACGCAGTGAGATGCCAAGCCCGTGCCGATTTGAGGCCGCGTATCAGCAGCAGGCTGCAGGCCACCACGTAGAGGCCGACGGTCAGCGTCTCCACCGGTCCGTTTTCGCGCACCAGTGCCGGGCCCTGTTCTCCGGGTAAAAAACTCATCACTGCTGCCGCCAGAAGGACAAGGGCGCCGGCCAGCCATAAGAGGGTCCTGGATTGCCTTGTATTCATGTCTCTTCATCTCATGGGGGAACCACCTGTTTGTTGGTACGCCGTCTCCCCTGTTCTTACCATGATTGCAAAGATCGGCCACCCTGAAAAAGACTGCCGTCTGGTCACATGATAACCGGTTGATGCCGCAAGAAATTATGTGTGATTTGCTTTTGTCAAGTGGAAAATATTCGTGATTGCAGTGTGTTGGTGGAGTTCGGGCGATACTTATCACTCGACAGGAAGCTCGTTTGGATTTATAATAACACTTGTTGATTGTGCCATGGGAAGTATGGCGCGGCGCTAGCCTTAACCACCCCCATGCTGGGCGAGCCGACCCTTTCGGCTGTCGAGCGGGATGGTCCGCTATACTCTTATGGAGGATGAACATGTTCATCTTGGCAAGTGTACTTCTTTGTTCTGGTGTGCTGCTCTTTTTCTTTTCGCTGCTGTCTTCCTGGAACCCCAAAAAGCCTTATCTCAGGAATCACTCGGGCGTTGCCGATGTCCTGGCCTTGGTGATCGTCACCTGCGTTTTCGGTGGCGCCATCAGCTTGTTCCTCGCTTTTCAGGTGCAGACCCCTTCCGTCACTGATTACCTGGTTGGCGCGGCACTTCTCGCCGTCACCGTAGCACTTTTAAAGATTTTTCACGTTTTCGGCAAATTGGCGGCATTTTCTCGGGAAGCGGAAACCTCTCGGGTCATCTCCGGTCCGTTCAGCGGTGGGAAATCATCCGGGACTGCGCCCACCACCTATTCTAAAGCAGCCTGATAGGCAATACGAAAGCAGTCCCGGTCAGTTCGACCCGCCTTTGGCGCCGGTGCGTCGGGTGTGGGGACGAAAATGAGCATCGCCACGTTTTGGCAACAAAACGTGGCGATTTTTTTTATGGTCGTCTGGAATTGTCCCGGAAAATCTTGTACAACTGAACCTCATCGAAGAGCTTTCGGCGCAGAGCCGAAAGTACTGGCGCCGGAGCGCAACAGCTCTTGCCGACGGCAGGCGTATTTCCATTTTGGACCGGAACTATGATGCATCCACAGAAGACCGTATACTGGTTGCAGGGCGGGGGGTGCGGGGGGGATACCTTTTCTTTCCTGGGCAGTGAATTCCCTGATGTTATTGAATTGTTTCGGCGTCTAAACCTCCAATTGCTGTGGCATCCATCGTTGTCCAACAGCTCCCCCGCCGATCATGAGTTGCTGCTGTCCAACATACTTACCGGCGAGCAGCCTCTGGACATCCTCCTGGTCGAGGGCTCGGTCATCTGCGGTCCGGCTGGTACCGGCATGTTTGATACCAAAAACGGCCAACCCAAGAAGGAGTTGATTTATAATCTTGCCGCCCAGGCCGGGCTGGTGCTGGCAGTGGGAACTTGTGCCTGTTTTGGCGGTTTCGGCAGCGATCAGGTTACCGAGGCCACCGGGCTGCAGTTCGCCAGAAAGGAGCGGGGCGGCTTGCTCGGCGTCAACTATCGGAGCAAGAACGGTCAACCGGTCGTGAACCTGGCCGGTTGCCCCTGTCATCACGATGTCATTGTCGGGGCCTTGATCTCGGCGGCCACCGAAGTAGCCTGGGAACTGGATGAATATCAACGGCCCATCGAATGGTTTTCCACCACGGTGCACCAGGGCTGTACCCGCAACGAATACCATGAATATCGGGTGGAGGAGTCGGATTTCGGTGAGATGGGCTGTCTCTTTTTTCACATGGGGTGCGCTGGTCCCTTGGTGCCGGGACCATGCAACAAGCTGTTGTGGAATCAGCAATCGTCGAAACCGCGCGCTGGCGTCCCCTGCTTCGGCTGTACCGATCCCGACTTTCCTCGAGCGACGCCGTTTTTCCAGACCCCCAATATCGAAGGGATTCCCATTTCTCTACCGATGGGTGTCAATCGTGCCCATTACATGGTGTACAAAGGGATGGCGGCAGCGGCGGCCCCGGAGCATCTGAAAAAGCGAACGTCTAAAGTATAACCAGCGCGGAGTACAAAGAATCATGATTCTCAACACCACGGGTATTACCATTCCCGTCAACCGGGCTGAGGGTGACCTGGAGATCAGGGTGGAGATAGAGGATGGGGTGGTCACCGATGCCTGGAGCGCCGGGACGATGTATCGGGGGTTCGAAACGATGATGCGCGGCCGGGGCGCTCTGGACGGCCTGGTGGTGACCCCGAGGATTTGCGGTATCTGCAGCCTCACCCATTTGACAGCGGCGGTCGAGGCGCTGGATGCGATCAGCGGCGTTGTGCCGCCCGACAATGCCCGTCGTCTGCGGAACCTGGCCTTGATGATCGAAACCGTGCAGAGTGATGTGCGGCAAAGCATTCTCATGTTCATGGTCGATTTTGCCAACCGGCAAGCGTATCGCGGCCTGCCGGCGCTCGATGAGGCCTGTGCCCGCTATGCCCCCCTGTCTGGTCGGGCTGCCATCGAAGTGGTGCGCGAAACGAAACGGCTCCTGCAGGGAGTGGCGATCATCGGTGGCCAGTGGCCGCACACGTCCTTCATGGTACCCGGGGGCGTGACGTCCATGCCGGATATCTCGAAGATCCTGCAACTCCGGATCATCATCGAGCGTTTTACCGCATGGTATGAGAGGACCGTGCTTGGTTGCAGTCTGGAACGTTGGCAGGCGGTGGACAGTATCGCTGCGCTTGATGCCTGGCTGGAGGAGAGTGAACAGCATCGCAACAGCGAACTTGGCTTCTTCCTGCAGTTGGCCCGGCAAACCGGTCTGGCCGAGCTTGGCCGAGGCCCCAATTGCTTTCTCTCTTTCGGCAATCTGCCCCTCCCCGAGGATACCACCGTTTCGGGGCGGGGTGGGCGTTTCCAGCAGGCCGGCTGGGCGGAGGGAACGACGGTGCATCCACTGGATGCGACCAAGATCGCGGAAGATACCAGCCATGCATGGTTCGCTCCGAAAAAGGAACCGCTCCATCCCTACGACGGTGAGACCAAACCGTATGCCTCCGGCCACAGCGGTCAGGTCTATTCGTGGATCAAAGCGCCGCGCTATGGCGGCCGAGTCGTGGAGACCGGACCCTTGGCCGAGATGATAATCGATGGTCGACCGCTGTTTCTCGACCTGATCGGGCAGCAGGGACCGAGTGTTCTGGTCCGGCAACTCGCTCGCTTCATTCGTCCGGCATATGTCCTTGATACCATGCACATCTGGATTGATGAATTGCGCCGGCACAGCATGGATTTCTTTTATCGATCGACTCGGGCCATTCCCGACGGGGAGGCGGCCGGTATGATCCAGGCGGCGCGGGGGGCTCTCGGCCACTGGGTGAAAGTTGAAGACGAACGGATCACTCACTACCAGATCATCACCCCGACTGCCTGGAATGGTTCTCCCCGGGATGCATCCGGTGCCAGGGGCGCCTGGGAGGCAGCATTGATCGGCACGCCGATTGACGACAGCGCCAACCCGGTGGCAGCCGGTCACGTCATCCGCTCCTTCGATCCCTGTCTGGTGTGCGCCGTCCATTGCCTGGTGGGCGGCAGGAAGCGCGGACGAATGACTCTTGGGGTGGGTAACCGGTGAAAGCGACCATCATCTGCATCGGTAACCGCTTTGTTACCGCTGATGCGGCCGGCCCGGCAGTTTACGATCGATTGCAGCAGCTTGCACTGCCAGAGCATGTCGAGGTGATCGACGGTGGCCTGCAAGGGCTGAATTTGTTGCCACTGCTAGAACGGGGCGGACGCGTGGTGTTTGTCGATGCGGTACGCGGTTTCGCCGAGCCCGGCACCTTAGTCGTGTTGGACGGCGCTGAAGTGGCGGCTACCGAGGGGGGTGAGCATTTCGGTCACGAGGCGGGACTGAGATACCTGCTGACGATCCTGCCGAAAGTCTGCGATGGGACTCTTCCGGAGGAAATAGCCCTGGTCGGTATCGAAGGGGCGTGGTCTCCGTCGTTGATTGATCAGGCGGCCGGGGTCAGCGTCAGGCTGGCGGTTAACGGACTTCAGGGATGCCGATAATGGAGAGGGCCAGAAACGCTGCGCTGCAGCGGGAAATCGACATGCTGCGCCAGGAGATCAGAGTCGCCCGCGAAGCGGCTCAGCTCACCGCCGATTTCGTGGTCCGACAATTCGAGCAGACCGAGCGGATGCTGCGCCGGGTCCAAGTGGCCAACGCCGAGCGACAGGCGGTGCTCGATGCCGCCACGCAATTGTCGATCATCGCCACCGACTTGGACGGGACCATCCGACTGTTCAGTAAGGGTGCCGCTACCCTGCTCGGCTATCGGCCGGCGGAGATGATCGACAAGCGCACGGTCCTGTCTTTGCATTGTTCCGAAGACTTGGTCCAGTACGGAGAAAAACTCAGTGGCATCGTCGGGGCCGACTTTCAGGACATGCGTGTTTTCGATCTGCTGGTCAAGCAAAAGCAGAGTCAGGCGCGGGAGTGGTCTTACGTGCGCAAAGACGGCACCCGTCTGCCGGTCAGTCTCTCCGTCACCAGCTTGCACAATCCAGACGGCAGAGTGGCCGGTTATCTCTTTGCGGCTATGGATATGACCTTGCAGAAAGAGATGGAGCGGGCCCTGATCGAGGCCAAAGAGGCGGCCGAGGCAGCCAATGCTTCGAAGGGCGATTTCCTGGCCCGAATGAGCCATGAAATTCGGACTCCGATGAACGGCGTTATCGGTATGGCCACCTTGCTGGAGAAGACCGGCCTCGATGTCAAGCAGCGCAGTTATGTGGAAAAGCTGATCGGTTCGGCCAACACCCTGCTGCACCTGATCAACGATATCCTCGATTTCTCGAAGATCGATGCCGGTCACCTGCGTCTCGAGCACGTGGCTTTCAACCTCGAGGACATTCTCGGCAACATTGCCAACGTGGTTGGCATGCAGGCGGAGAAAAAGGGGCTGGAATTCCTTTTTCGCATCGATCCCCGGGTTCCGAACCGGTTGATTGGCGATCCGCTGCGGCTGAGCCAGATTTTGATGAATCTGGCCGGAAACGCGGTGAAGTTCACCGAGCATGGAGAAATAGTCGTATCTGCCCAGGTGGAAGACCAGAACCACAACGACCTAACGGTCCGTTTCTCGGTCAGAGATAGCGGCATCGGTTTGCAAGGAGATCAGGTCGACGCACTTTTTTCTGCGTTCAGCCAGGCCGATGATTCGATTACTCGGAAATATGGCGGTACCGGGTTGGGTCTGGCCATCTGTAAACAGTTGACGGAGCTGATGGGGGGCAGGATCTGGGTGGAGAGTGAGCCGGGCAAGGGCTCTGAGTTTATTTTCACCGCCCGTCTGCAATGTGTGGAACGACATGACCCGGCCCGGACGATGCTCTTTGATCAACTGGTCGGGTTGAAGGCCTTGGTGGTCGATGACAACTCCATTGCCCGGGACGTGCTGTCGTCGATGCTGCGTTCCTTGAGAATCGAGGTCGATACCGCCGTGGATGGGGAATCGGCTCTCAGCCTGCTGGAACAGGCGACCCGGGACGGCGAGCCGTATGAAGTGGTCCTGCTCGATTGGATGATGCCGGGGATCGACGGTATCGAGACGGCCCGGCGCATCAGAGGGAACAAGGATATTTCGCGCATTCCCGCCATGCTGATGGTCACCGCCAACGCCCGTGAGGATGCTTACATGGAGGCGAAGAATGCCGGGCTGGACGCCTTTCTGCTCAAACCGGTATATGCCTCCATCATGCATGACACCCTGCTCGACATCATCGGTGTCGAGACCCAGGTCAAGGTCAGCCGGATCGATGAGCACCGGCAGCAGGTGGACCTGGGCACGAGACGCGGTTCACGGATCCTGCTGGTCGATGATAACATCATCAATCAGGAGGTGGCTGCCGAGTTCCTGCAAAGCGTCGGTATGGAGGTTACCATCGCCGGGAATGGCCGGGAAGCGATCGAGATACTGAACCGGTCATCGTATGCCTTGGTGTTGATGGATATCCAGATGCCGGAAATGGACGGTCTCGAGGCCACCAGACGGATTCGTCGCCAGGAGCGTTTCCGGGATCTGCCGATCATCGCCATGACCGCCCACGCGATGACCGGGGATCGTGACAAAAGCCTGGCTGCCGGGATGAACGATCATATCACCAAACCGATCGACCAGAAGGTCCTCTACCAGACTTTGCAGCGGTGGATACCGGCCGGGGAGCGAACCGGCTTGTCGACCCCGACGGTCGAGCAGCCGGCCGGCGACAGTGTAGTCATGCCGGAATTGCCGGGAATCGACAGCGACCAGGCGATCAGAGTGCTCAACGGCAACACCCGGCTGTTTCGTAAGATGCTCCATGAATTCAAACATGAATATGCGTTGTTGCCGACTCGGTTGCGTGAGTTAAGCGAGACGGGGAGCTGGAGCGAGATAGGCGTGCTGGCTCATACCCTCAAAGGCGTGGCCGGTTACATTGGCGCTCCCGATCTCGGAGCGACTGCCCGGCAGTTGGAAGACGCCTTGAAGGAGGGACGGCGCGATGAGGCCGGCGGGTTACTCATCGCTTTCATCGATGCCGTCGACGCGGTGCTCTCAGCTTTGGCGGCGCTGCCGCCGTTGGTCGTCTCCCCACAACAGCCGGCTTCCCGATCTGAGAACCTCGATTCTGAACAGCAAGGCGAGCTGCTACGTGCTCTGATTGGGCAGCTGGAAAGGGGTGAGGCGGGTGCCGAACAAGGGTTTACAGAGCTTCGTGAACAGCTGCAGGTGGTCGGGGGCGAACCGCTGCTGCAAATGATCGAACAGAAGATCGACGATATCGAATATGAAGAAGCGGCGGCAGCTGCCCGCGAGCTGCTCATGCTTCTCGAACAACAGACGGAATAATCAGGCGATGTACGAGAATCCCCGAATCTTGATTGTTGACGACGAGAAAATGAATCTCAAGGTCCTTGCCGACCTGCTCAAGGAAGATTATGTGCCGGTATTGGCCCGTAACGGCGAACAGGCCATTCAGCATGCCTTGAGCGATACGCCGCCGGATCTCATCCTGCTCGATGTCATCATGCCGCAGATGGGCGGGTACGAGGTTATCAAGTATCTGAAAAATAACGATAAAACAAAAAATATTCCGGTTATCTTCGTCACGGCTCTCAGTTCCACCGAGGACGAGGAGTTCGGTCTGCGTCTCGGGGCTGTCGACTACATCACCAAACCGTTCAGCCCGCCTATCGTCAAGATCCGGATCCGCAATCACCTACGCATCGTTCACCAGTATAAACTACTTGATCAGCTGGCACACCTCGATGGTTT encodes the following:
- a CDS encoding nickel-dependent hydrogenase large subunit codes for the protein MILNTTGITIPVNRAEGDLEIRVEIEDGVVTDAWSAGTMYRGFETMMRGRGALDGLVVTPRICGICSLTHLTAAVEALDAISGVVPPDNARRLRNLALMIETVQSDVRQSILMFMVDFANRQAYRGLPALDEACARYAPLSGRAAIEVVRETKRLLQGVAIIGGQWPHTSFMVPGGVTSMPDISKILQLRIIIERFTAWYERTVLGCSLERWQAVDSIAALDAWLEESEQHRNSELGFFLQLARQTGLAELGRGPNCFLSFGNLPLPEDTTVSGRGGRFQQAGWAEGTTVHPLDATKIAEDTSHAWFAPKKEPLHPYDGETKPYASGHSGQVYSWIKAPRYGGRVVETGPLAEMIIDGRPLFLDLIGQQGPSVLVRQLARFIRPAYVLDTMHIWIDELRRHSMDFFYRSTRAIPDGEAAGMIQAARGALGHWVKVEDERITHYQIITPTAWNGSPRDASGARGAWEAALIGTPIDDSANPVAAGHVIRSFDPCLVCAVHCLVGGRKRGRMTLGVGNR
- a CDS encoding NADH:ubiquinone oxidoreductase: MMHPQKTVYWLQGGGCGGDTFSFLGSEFPDVIELFRRLNLQLLWHPSLSNSSPADHELLLSNILTGEQPLDILLVEGSVICGPAGTGMFDTKNGQPKKELIYNLAAQAGLVLAVGTCACFGGFGSDQVTEATGLQFARKERGGLLGVNYRSKNGQPVVNLAGCPCHHDVIVGALISAATEVAWELDEYQRPIEWFSTTVHQGCTRNEYHEYRVEESDFGEMGCLFFHMGCAGPLVPGPCNKLLWNQQSSKPRAGVPCFGCTDPDFPRATPFFQTPNIEGIPISLPMGVNRAHYMVYKGMAAAAAPEHLKKRTSKV
- a CDS encoding PAS domain-containing hybrid sensor histidine kinase/response regulator, with amino-acid sequence MERARNAALQREIDMLRQEIRVAREAAQLTADFVVRQFEQTERMLRRVQVANAERQAVLDAATQLSIIATDLDGTIRLFSKGAATLLGYRPAEMIDKRTVLSLHCSEDLVQYGEKLSGIVGADFQDMRVFDLLVKQKQSQAREWSYVRKDGTRLPVSLSVTSLHNPDGRVAGYLFAAMDMTLQKEMERALIEAKEAAEAANASKGDFLARMSHEIRTPMNGVIGMATLLEKTGLDVKQRSYVEKLIGSANTLLHLINDILDFSKIDAGHLRLEHVAFNLEDILGNIANVVGMQAEKKGLEFLFRIDPRVPNRLIGDPLRLSQILMNLAGNAVKFTEHGEIVVSAQVEDQNHNDLTVRFSVRDSGIGLQGDQVDALFSAFSQADDSITRKYGGTGLGLAICKQLTELMGGRIWVESEPGKGSEFIFTARLQCVERHDPARTMLFDQLVGLKALVVDDNSIARDVLSSMLRSLRIEVDTAVDGESALSLLEQATRDGEPYEVVLLDWMMPGIDGIETARRIRGNKDISRIPAMLMVTANAREDAYMEAKNAGLDAFLLKPVYASIMHDTLLDIIGVETQVKVSRIDEHRQQVDLGTRRGSRILLVDDNIINQEVAAEFLQSVGMEVTIAGNGREAIEILNRSSYALVLMDIQMPEMDGLEATRRIRRQERFRDLPIIAMTAHAMTGDRDKSLAAGMNDHITKPIDQKVLYQTLQRWIPAGERTGLSTPTVEQPAGDSVVMPELPGIDSDQAIRVLNGNTRLFRKMLHEFKHEYALLPTRLRELSETGSWSEIGVLAHTLKGVAGYIGAPDLGATARQLEDALKEGRRDEAGGLLIAFIDAVDAVLSALAALPPLVVSPQQPASRSENLDSEQQGELLRALIGQLERGEAGAEQGFTELREQLQVVGGEPLLQMIEQKIDDIEYEEAAAAARELLMLLEQQTE
- a CDS encoding hydrogenase maturation protease; this encodes MKATIICIGNRFVTADAAGPAVYDRLQQLALPEHVEVIDGGLQGLNLLPLLERGGRVVFVDAVRGFAEPGTLVVLDGAEVAATEGGEHFGHEAGLRYLLTILPKVCDGTLPEEIALVGIEGAWSPSLIDQAAGVSVRLAVNGLQGCR